From a region of the Deinococcus terrestris genome:
- a CDS encoding DUF1572 family protein, translating into MTTPLADLYLSDVRTRMRGVKALGDGALAQLRPGEWHTALSDGGNSAAILVHHLAGNMHSRWGGLRGGYAPGVEGETPGRDRDAEFEEGDRTPDELRAVWEGGWTVFLDALDHLQPADLTGTLTIRGEPHTVLEAIQRQVAHYSGHVYQIVLLVKTLRGADWQTLSIPRGGSAAYNARLEAEHR; encoded by the coding sequence ATGACCACCCCTCTGGCTGACCTCTACCTCTCCGACGTGCGGACCCGGATGCGCGGCGTGAAGGCGCTGGGCGACGGGGCGCTCGCGCAACTCCGGCCCGGCGAGTGGCACACGGCCCTGTCGGACGGGGGCAATTCCGCCGCCATCCTTGTACATCACCTCGCGGGCAACATGCACTCACGCTGGGGTGGGCTGCGCGGGGGCTACGCGCCGGGCGTGGAGGGGGAGACGCCAGGCCGTGACCGCGACGCCGAATTTGAGGAAGGTGACCGGACGCCCGATGAGTTGCGGGCGGTGTGGGAGGGCGGCTGGACCGTCTTTCTGGACGCCCTCGACCATCTCCAGCCCGCCGACCTGACGGGCACGCTGACCATCCGGGGGGAGCCGCACACGGTGCTGGAGGCCATTCAGCGGCAGGTGGCCCACTACAGCGGCCACGTCTATCAGATCGTGCTGCTGGTCAAGACCCTGCGGGGCGCGGACTGGCAGACCCTCAGCATTCCGCGCGGCGGGTCGGCGGCGTATAACGCGCGGCTGGAAGCGGAACACCGCTGA
- a CDS encoding saccharopine dehydrogenase family protein: MSKVMIIGAGGVGNVVAKKCAQNDSVFTEVLLASRTVSKCDKIVAEIHEHFPGSKTKFTTAAVDADNVPELAAMIRDFGPELVINVALPYQDLTIMDACLETGVHYLDTANYEPRDVAKFEYSWQWAYRERFEQAGLMALLGCGFDPGATNVFTAYHAKHHFSEIHYLDIVDCNNGSHGKAFATNFNPEINIREITANGRYWENGEWVETEPLEISQDIYYPNVATRKSYVLYHEELESLVVNFPTIRRARFWMTFGEQYIKHLNVLEGIGMTSIEPIDFRGQKIAPIEFLKAVLPAPESLAANYTGQTCIGVQAKGIGKDGEPSVHFVYNVTDHAETYKEVQAQGISYTTGVPAMIGAMLMLRGTWMKPGVYNVEEFDPDPFIAAMNEWGLPVDELAGVELVKD, encoded by the coding sequence ATGAGCAAGGTCATGATTATCGGCGCGGGTGGCGTGGGCAACGTGGTCGCCAAGAAGTGCGCCCAGAACGACAGCGTGTTCACGGAAGTGCTGCTCGCCAGCCGCACGGTGAGCAAGTGCGACAAGATCGTGGCGGAAATCCACGAGCACTTTCCCGGCAGCAAGACGAAGTTCACTACGGCGGCGGTGGACGCCGACAACGTGCCCGAACTCGCCGCCATGATCCGCGACTTCGGCCCCGAACTCGTGATCAACGTGGCGCTCCCCTACCAGGACCTCACGATCATGGACGCCTGCCTGGAGACGGGCGTGCACTACCTCGACACGGCGAACTACGAGCCGAGGGACGTGGCGAAGTTCGAGTATTCCTGGCAGTGGGCCTACCGCGAGCGCTTCGAGCAGGCCGGGCTAATGGCGCTGCTGGGCTGCGGCTTCGACCCCGGCGCGACCAACGTGTTTACCGCCTACCACGCCAAGCACCACTTCTCCGAGATTCACTACCTCGACATCGTGGACTGCAACAACGGCAGCCACGGCAAGGCCTTTGCCACCAACTTCAACCCGGAAATCAACATCCGCGAGATCACCGCCAATGGCCGCTACTGGGAAAACGGCGAGTGGGTGGAAACCGAGCCGCTGGAGATCAGCCAGGACATCTATTACCCCAACGTGGCGACCCGCAAGAGTTACGTCCTCTACCACGAGGAACTCGAGTCGCTGGTCGTGAACTTCCCGACCATCCGCCGGGCGCGGTTCTGGATGACCTTCGGGGAGCAGTACATCAAGCACCTGAACGTGCTGGAGGGCATCGGCATGACCTCCATCGAGCCCATCGACTTCCGGGGCCAGAAGATCGCCCCGATTGAGTTCCTGAAGGCCGTGCTGCCCGCGCCCGAGTCGCTGGCCGCGAACTACACCGGGCAGACCTGCATCGGCGTGCAGGCCAAGGGGATCGGCAAGGACGGCGAGCCCAGCGTCCACTTTGTCTACAACGTCACCGACCACGCCGAGACGTACAAGGAAGTGCAGGCGCAGGGCATCTCCTACACGACGGGCGTGCCCGCCATGATCGGCGCGATGCTGATGCTGCGGGGGACGTGGATGAAGCCCGGCGTCTACAACGTCGAGGAATTTGACCCCGACCCCTTCATCGCCGCGATGAACGAGTGGGGCCTGCCGGTGGACGAACTGGCGGGAGTCGAGCTCGTCAAGGACTGA
- a CDS encoding MerR family transcriptional regulator has translation MKLRIGELARRSGVTVRTLRHYDQIGLLRPGERTDGDHRLYSGREVRTLHQIQSLRTLGLSLDQIRGALHDPAHDPAAVLAAQIRLLEERLERERTLLERLKRLDPRGATWAELLEVIRMNEKVEKMMDTARQVGEQPKFDDEQMRYLEERREAVGETRIKEVEAEWPQLMAEVLREMEAGTPTNDPRVLDLARRWQGLVAEFTGGRQDIGGTLSESYQQHMTPEMQAMWNYIGEAMGHLK, from the coding sequence GTGAAACTCAGAATCGGTGAACTTGCCCGCCGCAGCGGCGTCACGGTGCGGACCCTGCGCCACTACGACCAGATCGGCCTGTTGCGCCCCGGCGAGCGCACCGACGGCGACCACCGCCTCTACTCCGGGCGCGAGGTGCGGACCCTGCACCAGATTCAGTCCCTGCGGACGCTGGGGCTGTCGCTGGACCAGATTCGCGGGGCGCTGCACGACCCGGCCCACGACCCCGCTGCGGTGCTGGCCGCCCAGATTCGCCTGCTCGAAGAGCGGCTGGAGCGCGAGCGGACGCTGCTGGAGCGCCTGAAACGCCTGGACCCGCGCGGGGCGACCTGGGCCGAACTTCTGGAGGTGATTCGAATGAACGAGAAGGTGGAGAAGATGATGGACACGGCCCGTCAGGTGGGCGAGCAGCCCAAGTTCGACGACGAGCAGATGCGGTATCTGGAGGAACGCCGCGAGGCCGTCGGCGAGACTCGGATCAAAGAAGTCGAGGCCGAGTGGCCGCAACTCATGGCCGAGGTGCTGCGCGAGATGGAGGCCGGAACGCCGACGAACGACCCCCGCGTCCTCGACCTCGCCCGGCGCTGGCAGGGGCTGGTCGCCGAGTTCACGGGTGGGCGGCAGGATATCGGCGGCACGCTCAGCGAGTCCTACCAGCAGCACATGACCCCCGAGATGCAGGCGATGTGGAACTACATCGGGGAGGCGATGGGGCACCTGAAGTAG
- the aroA gene encoding 3-phosphoshikimate 1-carboxyvinyltransferase, producing MSGDGLPERFDVIVHPARELRGEVRAQPSKNYTTRYLLAAALAGGETRVVGAATSEDAGALLACLRDWGAGVGRVGEDVVVRGFGAHPRPGVTLNPGNAGAVARFLMGVAALTTGTTFVTDHPDSLGRRPQGDLLAALERLGARVTSVGGRLPVTISGPVRGGAVEVSAERSSQYASALMFLGPLLPEGLDLHLTGEIKSHAPLRQTLDTLAAFGIQATASGDLRRVSIPGGQAYRAGRVLVPGDYPGSAALLAAAAALPGEVTVTNLREHDLQGEREALDVLREMGADLTREGDRVTVRGGRPLRAVTRDGDGFTDAVQALTAAAAFADGTTTWENVATLRLKECDRISDTRRELERLGLTVSETADSLSVTGTGRIAGSLTADGHGDHRMIMLLTVLGLKADAPIRISGAHHIRKSYPAFFRHLEELGARFEYVEATRN from the coding sequence ATGAGTGGTGACGGCCTGCCCGAACGGTTTGACGTGATCGTCCATCCCGCCCGCGAACTGCGCGGCGAGGTGCGGGCGCAGCCCAGCAAGAACTACACGACCCGCTATCTGCTCGCGGCGGCGCTGGCCGGGGGCGAGACGCGGGTGGTGGGGGCCGCCACCAGCGAGGACGCGGGGGCACTGCTGGCCTGCCTGCGCGACTGGGGCGCGGGGGTAGGGCGGGTGGGGGAGGACGTGGTGGTGCGCGGCTTCGGGGCACACCCCCGGCCCGGCGTGACCCTCAACCCCGGCAACGCGGGCGCGGTGGCCCGGTTCCTGATGGGGGTGGCGGCGCTGACCACGGGCACCACCTTCGTCACCGACCATCCCGACTCGCTGGGACGGCGGCCCCAGGGCGACCTCCTCGCGGCGCTGGAGCGGTTGGGGGCACGGGTGACGAGCGTGGGCGGGCGCCTCCCCGTGACCATCTCCGGCCCGGTGCGTGGCGGCGCGGTGGAGGTGAGCGCCGAACGCTCCAGCCAGTACGCCTCCGCGCTGATGTTCCTGGGGCCGCTGCTGCCGGAGGGGTTGGACCTGCACCTCACGGGCGAGATCAAGAGCCACGCCCCGCTGCGGCAAACGCTGGACACGCTGGCGGCCTTCGGGATTCAGGCGACGGCCTCCGGCGACCTGCGCCGCGTTTCCATTCCCGGCGGGCAGGCGTACCGGGCGGGCCGGGTGCTGGTGCCGGGGGACTATCCGGGCAGCGCCGCCCTCCTCGCCGCCGCCGCCGCGTTGCCCGGCGAGGTGACGGTCACGAACCTGCGCGAGCACGACCTTCAGGGCGAGCGTGAGGCGCTGGACGTGCTGCGCGAGATGGGGGCCGACTTGACGCGGGAGGGCGACCGGGTCACAGTGCGCGGTGGGCGGCCCCTGCGGGCCGTGACCCGCGACGGCGACGGCTTCACCGACGCGGTGCAGGCCCTGACCGCCGCTGCGGCCTTTGCCGACGGCACGACGACCTGGGAGAACGTGGCGACCCTGCGCCTCAAGGAGTGCGACCGCATCAGCGACACCCGCCGCGAACTGGAGCGGCTGGGGCTGACCGTGAGCGAAACAGCCGACAGCCTTAGCGTGACGGGGACCGGGCGCATCGCCGGAAGCCTCACGGCTGACGGACATGGCGACCACCGCATGATCATGCTGCTGACCGTGCTGGGATTGAAAGCCGACGCGCCCATTC